One window from the genome of Raphanus sativus cultivar WK10039 unplaced genomic scaffold, ASM80110v3 Scaffold1108, whole genome shotgun sequence encodes:
- the LOC108831424 gene encoding uncharacterized protein LOC108831424, whose translation MADDMVRWYLDDDDDDDYEEEQEVDMLKPERLLHRTDRGAGWHHVQQLMHGSDQQCYDILRMHQRTFQALCKMLATRYGLKETNNVYIEEAVAMFLEVVGQDKTVRVIAQIYQRSLDTVKRKLGEVLSALLKFAADALKPEDGEFTRVCPVLGNDDRYWPFFKDCIGALDGTHISVRPPKGNAEAYRGRKHVPTMNVLAICNFDMKFVYAYVGVPGRAHDTKVLTYCARNEPFFPHPPNGKYYVVDAGYPTRTGYLGPYRKVRYHLDQFNRGGPPTNTREVFNRRHSSLRSVIERTFGVWKAKWRILDRGHPKYGLVKWMKLVTATMALHNFIRDSHREDNDFVHWQTREEYHTHGDNEMEDEEEEEEDGDGYDGHIPYNPTGDRAMEDLRDHITSELSRGYRLPY comes from the coding sequence ATGGTTAGGTGGTacttggatgatgatgatgatgatgattatgagGAAGAGCAGGAAGTTGATATGCTTAAGCCAGAAAGATTGCTTCATAGAACAGATCGAGGTGCTGGATGGCATCATGTTCAGCAGCTTATGCACGGGTCAGATCAACAGTGCTATGATATCCTTCGCATGCATCAGAGGACATTCCAAGCTTTGTGTAAGATGTTAGCAACAAGATATGGATTAAAAGAGACGAACAATGTCTATATTGAAGAAGCGGTTGCAATGTTCCTTGAAGTGGTGGGTCAAGATAAGACAGTACGGGTTATTGCACAAATATATCAACGTTCGTTGGATACAGTCAAAAGAAAACTTGGTGAGGTTTTGAGTGCTCTCTTGAAGTTTGCTGCAGATGCACTAAAACCAGAAGATGGTGAGTTCACAAGAGTATGTCCTGTTTTGGGAAATGATGATCGCTACTGGCCATTTTTTAAAGATTGTATTGGAGCATTGGATGGAACTCATATCTCAGTTCGCCCTCCTAAAGGAAATGCAGAAGCATACAGGGGTAGAAAACATGTGCCAACCATGAATGTCCTTGCTATATGTAACTTTGATATGAAGTTCGTATATGCTTATGTGGGGGTACCGGGTAGAGCCCATGACACAAAGGTATTGACTTATTGTGCGAGGAATGAGCCATTTTTCCCACATCCGCCAAATGGAAAGTATTATGTGGTTGATGCTGGATATCCCACAAGAACAGGGTATCTTGGTCCGTATCGTAAGGTTCGGTATCATCTTGATCAGTTCAACAGAGGAGGACCACCAACGAACACTCGAGAGGTGTTCAACCGGAGACACTCAAGCTTACGATCAGTGATTGAGCGTACATTTGGAGTGTGGAAAGCAAAATGGAGAATTCTTGACCGTGGGCATCCTAAATATGGTTTGGTCAAATGGATGAAGCTAGTAACAGCAACAATGGCTCTACACAACTTCATACGTGATTCACATCGAGAAGATAATGATTTTGTGCATTGGCAGACAAGAGAAGAATATCATACTCATGGTGATAatgaaatggaagatgaagaagaagaagaagaagatggtgatggtTATGATGGACATATTCCATATAATCCGACTGGTGACAGAGCCATGGAAGATTTACGTGATCATATTACTAGTGAGTTGAGTAGAGGATATCGATTAccttattag